Proteins from a single region of Pseudomonas fulva:
- a CDS encoding GNAT family N-acetyltransferase, which yields MTATIRLATCADIETLFEIRTSVVENHLSREQLREMGITAAALQQAIEESACVWVAELEGAAAGFAMIDAEAGELFALFVRPQCEGRGLGAMLLEAAEQALFANHEVIYLLTDGHAAVRANGFYRRHGWAQVARVDERDVRYEKRRVG from the coding sequence ATGACCGCAACCATCCGCCTGGCCACATGCGCGGATATCGAGACGCTATTCGAGATCCGTACCAGCGTCGTCGAGAACCACCTATCCCGTGAGCAACTAAGAGAAATGGGTATCACGGCTGCCGCTCTGCAACAGGCGATAGAAGAATCAGCGTGCGTATGGGTGGCGGAGTTAGAAGGCGCTGCAGCGGGCTTTGCGATGATCGATGCCGAGGCCGGCGAGCTGTTCGCGCTGTTCGTTCGCCCGCAGTGCGAAGGCAGGGGGCTTGGCGCGATGTTGCTGGAGGCTGCCGAGCAGGCATTGTTCGCCAACCATGAGGTCATTTATCTGCTGACCGATGGCCACGCGGCCGTTCGTGCCAACGGCTTTTACCGTCGCCACGGCTGGGCGCAGGTTGCCAGGGTAGACGAGCGCGATGTCCGCTATGAAAAACGCCGCGTTGGCTGA
- a CDS encoding AraC family transcriptional regulator, whose amino-acid sequence MDSLHKLVQIIGRHTPGDGIQPTPIPGVSLVRSATPTVPMPVVYEPTLCLIVQGRKRVTAGTTTYVYDAANYLIASVDVPVMGSVIEASEERPYLCLVVDLDMTVLSDLALRYPADDKDGAPAAGIQLGETTPELLDAAARLASLLDAPGDIAELAPLTVREILYRLLIGSGGAMVRQMVRADSRLSQIAKAIVWLRSHYAEACRIDEMADIAGMSRSTFHAHFKAVTAMSPLEFRTHLRLQEARRLMVAEALDAAGAGYRVGYESPSQFSRDYARLFGLPPARDASRLRDSAWAPAQPAEAVAAEM is encoded by the coding sequence ATGGATTCGCTGCACAAGCTGGTACAGATCATCGGCCGCCATACGCCCGGTGACGGCATTCAGCCGACGCCGATTCCCGGCGTCAGCCTGGTGCGTTCCGCCACGCCCACGGTGCCGATGCCGGTGGTCTACGAGCCGACCCTTTGCCTGATCGTCCAGGGCCGCAAGCGGGTAACGGCCGGCACCACCACCTACGTCTACGATGCGGCCAATTACCTGATCGCCTCCGTGGACGTGCCGGTGATGGGTTCGGTGATCGAGGCGAGCGAGGAGCGGCCCTACCTGTGCCTGGTGGTCGATCTGGACATGACCGTGCTGAGCGATTTGGCCCTGCGTTATCCGGCGGATGACAAGGATGGCGCGCCCGCTGCCGGTATCCAGCTCGGCGAAACCACGCCTGAGCTGCTCGATGCCGCCGCCCGGCTCGCCAGCCTGCTGGACGCGCCCGGCGATATCGCCGAGCTGGCGCCGCTGACGGTGCGCGAAATCCTCTACCGCCTGCTGATCGGCAGTGGCGGGGCCATGGTGCGGCAGATGGTCAGGGCCGACAGCCGCCTCAGCCAGATCGCCAAGGCCATCGTCTGGTTGCGCAGCCATTACGCCGAGGCCTGCCGAATCGACGAGATGGCCGATATCGCCGGCATGAGCCGCTCCACCTTCCACGCCCACTTCAAGGCCGTCACGGCCATGAGCCCGCTGGAATTTCGCACCCATTTGCGCCTGCAGGAGGCGCGTCGCCTGATGGTCGCCGAAGCGCTGGATGCCGCGGGCGCCGGCTACCGTGTGGGCTACGAGAGCCCTTCGCAGTTCAGCCGCGATTACGCACGGCTGTTCGGCCTGCCGCCAGCCCGGGATGCCAGCCGGCTGCGGGATAGTGCCTGGGCACCTGCCCAGCCGGCGGAGGCCGTCGCGGCTGAGATGTGA
- a CDS encoding histone deacetylase family protein, with amino-acid sequence MKTFFHPQQRLHHPRSYLSRGQMREPQEIPARIDPLLAMARQLGFTVSEPADHGLAPLRAVHSDAYLDYLQSAYAQWHEVDEDWGDEVMSNIFIRENNPLRGILGKTARYLADGSCPIGEHTWTAAYWSAQAAVAAALAVRDGEPQAYALCRPPGHHARAEAAGGFCFLNNAAIAAQVLRASFQRVTILDTDMHHGQGIQEIFYERDDVQYVSIHGDPTNFYPVVAGFEDERGAGAGLGYNLNLPMPHGASEADFFTYLSQAEQAIIAFAPQVLVLSLGFDIYENDPQAKVAVSHAGFEALGRRIRALGLPCVVVQEGGYDIATLDENAARFFKGLLG; translated from the coding sequence ATGAAAACCTTCTTCCATCCTCAGCAACGCCTGCATCACCCGCGCAGTTACCTGTCCCGCGGGCAGATGCGTGAGCCCCAGGAAATCCCCGCGCGCATCGACCCGCTGCTGGCCATGGCCCGCCAGCTCGGCTTCACGGTCAGCGAGCCGGCGGACCATGGCCTGGCGCCGCTGCGCGCGGTGCACAGCGACGCCTACCTGGACTACCTGCAGAGCGCCTACGCCCAGTGGCACGAGGTCGACGAGGACTGGGGCGACGAGGTGATGTCGAACATCTTCATCCGCGAGAACAACCCGCTGCGCGGCATCCTTGGCAAGACCGCGCGCTACCTGGCCGACGGCAGCTGCCCGATCGGCGAGCACACCTGGACGGCCGCCTACTGGTCGGCCCAGGCCGCCGTCGCCGCGGCCCTGGCGGTACGTGATGGCGAGCCACAGGCCTATGCGCTGTGTCGCCCGCCGGGTCATCATGCGCGGGCCGAGGCGGCCGGCGGCTTCTGCTTTCTCAACAATGCGGCCATCGCTGCCCAGGTGCTGCGCGCCAGTTTCCAGCGGGTCACCATCCTCGACACCGACATGCACCACGGCCAGGGCATCCAGGAAATCTTCTACGAGCGCGATGACGTGCAGTACGTTTCCATCCATGGCGACCCGACCAACTTCTACCCGGTGGTGGCCGGCTTCGAGGACGAGCGCGGCGCGGGTGCCGGCCTGGGCTACAACCTCAATCTGCCGATGCCCCACGGTGCCAGCGAGGCGGACTTCTTCACCTACCTGAGCCAGGCCGAGCAGGCGATCATCGCCTTCGCGCCCCAGGTGCTGGTGCTGTCGCTGGGCTTCGATATCTACGAAAACGATCCGCAGGCCAAGGTGGCGGTCAGCCACGCCGGTTTCGAAGCGCTGGGCCGTCGCATCCGCGCCCTGGGCCTGCCGTGCGTGGTGGTGCAGGAGGGCGGTTACGACATCGCTACCCTCGACGAAAACGCCGCGCGGTTCTTCAAGGGCTTGCTGGGCTGA
- a CDS encoding PQQ-dependent sugar dehydrogenase: protein MRTAGTLTTLSMALLLGACGGEADTTIERGPDPKLPEPQRGLLPSMKIAEPAEWGDKVPTVPDGFSITAIATDLKIPRQTLVLPNGDILVAEGRGGNAAKLKPKDVIASYIKAQGNTKVKGGNRLTLLRDADGDGTYETQTVFAENLNAPYGLAFHEGNLYVANQDAVVRFDYQDGQTQASAAPTKVTDLPKEINHHWTKAMTISPDGRYLYVGIGSNSNIGERGMEVEADRALVWQIDAASGMHKPYATGLRNPTALTIQPETGQLWAVVNERDELGPDLVPDYLTSVQEGKFYGWPYAYWGPNADTRVQPHKPEMVDITIKPDYSLGSHVAALGVDFSIPEMGEQFANGVFVGEHGSWNRDNPVGYKVIFVPFANGRPAGEPVDFATGFRGEDGKTRGRPVGVTVDPKGALIIADDLSNTVWRVTRNP from the coding sequence ATGAGAACTGCAGGCACACTGACCACCCTGAGCATGGCCCTGCTGCTCGGCGCCTGCGGCGGCGAGGCGGACACCACCATCGAGCGCGGTCCCGACCCCAAGCTGCCCGAGCCGCAACGCGGCCTGTTGCCGAGCATGAAGATCGCCGAACCGGCGGAGTGGGGCGATAAAGTACCTACCGTACCGGACGGTTTCAGCATCACCGCGATTGCCACCGACCTGAAGATTCCTCGCCAGACCCTGGTGCTGCCCAATGGCGACATTCTGGTGGCCGAAGGGCGTGGCGGCAACGCCGCCAAGCTCAAGCCCAAGGACGTGATCGCCAGTTACATCAAGGCTCAGGGCAATACCAAGGTCAAGGGCGGCAACCGCCTGACCCTGCTGCGCGACGCCGACGGCGACGGCACCTACGAAACCCAGACGGTATTCGCCGAGAACCTCAACGCGCCCTATGGCCTGGCCTTCCACGAGGGCAACCTGTACGTGGCCAACCAGGACGCCGTGGTGCGCTTCGACTACCAGGACGGCCAGACCCAGGCCAGCGCTGCGCCGACCAAGGTCACCGACCTGCCGAAAGAGATCAACCACCACTGGACCAAGGCGATGACCATCAGCCCCGATGGCCGTTACCTGTATGTCGGCATCGGCTCGAACAGCAACATCGGCGAGCGCGGCATGGAGGTCGAGGCCGACCGCGCGCTGGTCTGGCAGATCGACGCCGCGAGCGGTATGCACAAGCCCTATGCGACCGGCCTGCGCAACCCGACCGCGCTGACCATCCAGCCGGAAACCGGCCAGCTGTGGGCGGTGGTCAACGAGCGTGACGAGCTGGGCCCGGACCTGGTGCCGGACTACCTGACCTCGGTGCAGGAGGGCAAGTTCTACGGCTGGCCCTACGCCTACTGGGGCCCCAATGCCGACACCCGCGTGCAGCCGCACAAGCCGGAAATGGTCGACATCACCATCAAGCCGGACTACAGCCTCGGCTCCCACGTGGCGGCACTGGGCGTCGACTTCTCCATCCCGGAGATGGGCGAGCAGTTCGCCAACGGCGTGTTCGTCGGTGAGCACGGCAGCTGGAACCGCGACAACCCGGTGGGCTACAAGGTGATCTTCGTGCCGTTCGCCAATGGCCGCCCGGCCGGCGAGCCCGTCGATTTCGCCACCGGTTTCCGTGGCGAGGATGGCAAGACCCGCGGCCGTCCGGTGGGCGTGACGGTCGACCCGAAAGGTGCGTTGATCATCGCTGATGACCTGTCCAACACGGTCTGGCGGGTGACGCGTAACCCGTGA
- a CDS encoding DUF2231 domain-containing protein, producing the protein MTVTTHPDYRYRPGPLHAMLLAGTVPLFLGALLSDIAYQNSFQIQWANFAAWLIAGGLLFAGLALLFALANLIGAERKAGRPVLYFLLLLVTWVLGLINAFEHAKDAWAMMPTGLVLSAIVAVLAVITAWLGLSNLRSGGAR; encoded by the coding sequence GTGACCGTTACCACTCACCCCGACTACCGATACAGGCCAGGGCCGCTGCATGCGATGCTGCTGGCCGGAACCGTTCCACTGTTTCTCGGCGCGCTGCTGAGCGATATCGCCTACCAGAACAGCTTCCAGATCCAGTGGGCCAACTTCGCCGCCTGGCTGATCGCTGGCGGGCTGTTGTTCGCCGGCCTGGCGCTGCTGTTCGCCCTCGCCAACCTGATCGGTGCCGAGCGCAAGGCCGGTCGCCCGGTGCTGTATTTCCTGCTGCTGCTGGTCACCTGGGTACTCGGGCTGATCAACGCCTTCGAACATGCCAAGGACGCCTGGGCGATGATGCCGACCGGCCTGGTGCTTTCGGCCATCGTCGCCGTGCTGGCGGTGATCACCGCCTGGCTGGGCCTGAGCAACCTGCGTTCGGGAGGTGCCCGATGA
- a CDS encoding TerC family protein, producing the protein MSTLVPFLTADFLGTPAWFWLIFITIVVSLLVFDLGVLHREHREIGVKESLLLSGGYITAGLLFGLWVWHMKGAASGMDFYTGFLIEKSLSMDNVFLMAMIFSFLAIPRKYQHEVLFWGILGVIVLRAIMIGLGAALISEFSWILYVFGAFLLLTGVKMLFSKVDDHPDLSENKLIKFVRRHMRVTDRLHEGRFFVRQPDANGNMVRWATPLFLALVLIECADLVFAIDSVPAIFAITQDPFIVYTSNIFAILGLRALYFALAAMIHRFAYLKYALALVLVFIGGKIFLVGIIGKTPPVISLSVTLGLLIGGVLLSLWKTRNDPPALDAEKTPH; encoded by the coding sequence ATGAGCACCCTAGTACCGTTCCTCACCGCCGACTTCCTCGGCACGCCAGCCTGGTTCTGGCTGATCTTCATCACCATCGTTGTCAGCCTGCTGGTCTTCGACCTCGGGGTGCTGCACCGCGAGCACCGCGAAATCGGCGTCAAGGAAAGCCTGCTGCTATCCGGCGGCTACATCACCGCAGGCCTGCTGTTCGGCCTGTGGGTCTGGCACATGAAAGGCGCCGCCTCCGGTATGGATTTCTATACCGGTTTTCTGATCGAGAAATCGCTGTCCATGGACAACGTGTTCCTGATGGCGATGATCTTCAGCTTCCTGGCCATCCCGCGTAAGTACCAGCACGAGGTGCTGTTCTGGGGCATCCTCGGGGTCATCGTGCTGCGCGCGATCATGATCGGCCTGGGCGCCGCCCTGATCTCCGAGTTCAGCTGGATTCTCTACGTGTTCGGCGCCTTCCTGCTGCTGACCGGCGTGAAGATGCTGTTCAGCAAGGTCGACGACCACCCGGACCTGTCCGAGAACAAGCTGATCAAGTTCGTGCGCCGGCACATGCGTGTCACCGACCGCCTGCACGAGGGCCGCTTCTTCGTGCGTCAGCCGGATGCCAACGGCAACATGGTGCGCTGGGCCACGCCGCTGTTCCTGGCGCTGGTGCTGATCGAGTGTGCCGACCTGGTGTTCGCCATCGACAGCGTGCCGGCTATCTTCGCCATCACCCAGGATCCGTTCATCGTCTACACCTCGAACATCTTCGCGATCCTCGGTCTGCGCGCGCTGTACTTCGCCCTGGCGGCGATGATCCACCGCTTCGCCTACCTCAAGTACGCCCTGGCCCTGGTGCTGGTGTTCATCGGCGGCAAGATCTTCCTGGTCGGCATCATCGGCAAGACCCCGCCGGTGATCTCCCTGAGCGTGACCCTGGGCCTGCTGATCGGTGGCGTGCTGCTGTCGCTGTGGAAGACCCGCAACGACCCGCCGGCCCTCGACGCTGAAAAGACCCCTCACTGA
- a CDS encoding 2-hydroxyacid dehydrogenase — protein sequence MTGAADPLPSVVLLCRERPLEDWLAEVFARHAPELRVLRPHEPGAERAEVAACWYPAEGSLGRLPALRLIHSIGSGVDHLEHDRSRPAGLPVCRVVDPDHSQGMAEYVHWGVLHFHRGFDQVVNGRAGQQWQRPLQRAARDFRVGVMGLGAIGTPVARRLAEAGYGVRGWARTSRELDGIATFAGAEALPGFLDGLDLLVNLLPLTAATHGLLNRELFAHMAPGATLINCGRGEHLVEADLLDALAGGQLRGALLDVFASEPLHRDSPLWQAPGVWVTPHMASAASDACIARQIADNLQRLQAGLPLNHQVDPELGY from the coding sequence ATGACTGGTGCCGCTGACCCCCTGCCCAGCGTGGTGCTGCTGTGCCGCGAGCGGCCCCTCGAGGACTGGCTCGCCGAGGTGTTCGCCCGCCACGCGCCTGAGCTCAGGGTGCTGCGCCCCCATGAGCCGGGCGCCGAGCGGGCCGAGGTGGCGGCCTGCTGGTACCCCGCCGAGGGCAGCCTGGGTCGCTTGCCGGCGTTGCGGCTGATCCACTCGATCGGCTCGGGTGTCGACCACCTCGAGCATGACCGCTCCAGGCCTGCCGGGCTTCCCGTGTGCCGGGTGGTTGATCCCGATCACTCCCAGGGCATGGCCGAATACGTGCACTGGGGCGTGCTGCATTTTCACCGAGGTTTCGACCAGGTGGTAAATGGCCGCGCGGGCCAGCAATGGCAGCGGCCGCTGCAGCGCGCCGCGCGGGATTTCCGGGTCGGCGTCATGGGCCTGGGCGCCATCGGCACGCCGGTGGCCAGGCGGCTGGCCGAGGCCGGCTATGGGGTGCGTGGCTGGGCGCGTACATCCCGCGAGTTGGACGGCATCGCCACCTTTGCCGGTGCCGAGGCGTTGCCCGGCTTTCTCGACGGCCTGGACCTGCTGGTCAACCTGCTGCCGCTGACCGCCGCTACGCACGGCCTGCTCAACCGCGAGCTGTTCGCCCATATGGCCCCGGGCGCCACGCTGATCAACTGCGGCCGCGGCGAGCACCTGGTCGAGGCCGACCTGCTCGACGCGCTGGCCGGTGGGCAATTGCGCGGCGCCTTGCTCGACGTGTTCGCCAGCGAGCCTCTGCACCGCGACTCACCGCTCTGGCAGGCGCCCGGTGTGTGGGTCACCCCGCATATGGCGTCCGCGGCCTCCGACGCCTGCATCGCCCGGCAGATCGCCGACAACCTGCAGCGCCTGCAGGCCGGCCTGCCACTGAACCATCAAGTCGATCCCGAATTGGGTTACTGA
- a CDS encoding nuclear transport factor 2 family protein: MRITTSGNTRVAALYGALLLGALVPGLAQADANVEARNKQAVSQAFDHWAAGGNTFFRDILTPDVVWTIKGSGPSAGVYRGVDEFVSKAVQPFAARLSTPVRPVSKQVWADGDHVIIQWDGTGMAGDGQPYRNSYAWIFRMRDGKAYEVSAYLDLPAYDDVLQRIPDPA, from the coding sequence ATGCGTATCACCACCTCTGGTAACACCCGCGTCGCCGCCCTGTACGGAGCCCTGTTGCTCGGCGCCCTGGTGCCGGGCCTGGCCCAGGCCGACGCGAATGTCGAGGCTCGCAACAAGCAGGCGGTCAGCCAGGCCTTCGACCACTGGGCGGCCGGCGGCAACACCTTCTTTCGCGACATCCTGACGCCCGACGTGGTGTGGACCATCAAGGGCTCGGGCCCCAGCGCCGGGGTCTATCGCGGCGTGGACGAATTCGTGAGCAAGGCGGTACAGCCGTTCGCCGCTCGCCTGTCCACGCCGGTCCGCCCAGTCAGCAAGCAGGTGTGGGCCGATGGCGACCACGTGATCATCCAGTGGGACGGCACCGGCATGGCCGGCGATGGCCAGCCCTATCGCAACAGCTACGCGTGGATCTTCCGCATGCGCGACGGCAAGGCCTACGAGGTGTCGGCCTACCTCGACCTGCCGGCCTATGACGATGTGCTGCAGCGCATCCCCGACCCGGCATGA
- a CDS encoding OsmC family protein has protein sequence MAEKQHHYDVRVTWTGNEGSGTASHRGYSRAHRIEAPGKVPIEGSSDPSFRGDPTRWNPEELLVASLSACHKLWYLGLCAGAGVVVTAYEDNAEGAMLEQADGAGQFTSVVLRPKVTLAAGSDLQKAKALHHEAHAMCFIARSMNFPVSHEPELLIGTAG, from the coding sequence ATGGCGGAAAAGCAGCATCACTACGACGTGCGCGTGACCTGGACCGGCAACGAGGGCAGCGGCACGGCGTCCCACCGCGGCTACAGCCGGGCGCACCGTATCGAAGCGCCGGGCAAGGTGCCCATCGAGGGTTCGTCCGACCCGAGCTTTCGCGGTGATCCGACACGCTGGAATCCGGAAGAGTTGCTGGTCGCCTCGCTTTCCGCCTGCCACAAGCTCTGGTACCTGGGCCTGTGTGCCGGGGCTGGGGTGGTGGTGACCGCCTACGAGGACAATGCCGAGGGCGCGATGCTCGAGCAGGCCGATGGTGCCGGGCAATTCACCTCGGTGGTTTTGCGGCCAAAGGTCACGCTGGCAGCCGGCTCTGATTTGCAGAAGGCCAAAGCCTTGCACCATGAGGCCCACGCCATGTGCTTTATCGCCCGCTCGATGAATTTCCCGGTCAGCCATGAACCCGAACTGCTGATCGGCACGGCTGGCTGA
- a CDS encoding Atu4866 domain-containing protein, giving the protein MANHPYVGMWVTDDGQIRHELLPDNRYDEARGTRESAYQGRYEINGTHIDYWDDTGFTADGEFVDQDTLHHGGMIFRRR; this is encoded by the coding sequence ATGGCCAACCATCCCTACGTGGGTATGTGGGTCACCGACGACGGCCAGATCCGCCACGAACTGCTGCCAGACAACCGCTACGACGAAGCGCGCGGCACCAGGGAAAGCGCCTATCAGGGTCGCTACGAGATCAACGGCACGCATATCGATTACTGGGACGACACCGGCTTCACCGCCGACGGCGAGTTCGTCGACCAGGATACGCTGCACCACGGTGGCATGATCTTCCGCCGCCGCTAG